The Lolium rigidum isolate FL_2022 chromosome 2, APGP_CSIRO_Lrig_0.1, whole genome shotgun sequence genomic interval CAGTGCcctctcatcttcctcctctattTCGCCTGCATCTTCGTGTTGGCCTTTTGTGGACGCGCTGTAGCGGTGTTGGTTTACTGAGCTATTACATGGTCGTCTCCCCAGGTGACGTTCCGCGATCCCGAGTCTGCAACCAAGGCCTGCGAGGACCCGTCGCCTGTGATCGACGGCAGGCGGGCCAACTGTAACCTGGCGTCGCTAGGTCGCGCCCAGCCCTCCACGCCTCTTGGTATTATATTCTCTTCTAGTATACTCCTTATAAGCAAGGTAATCTAGCAAGGTTGTTGTATACTGGTGCTACCCTGTGCAAACCAAGTACTCCTAAAACAGTTCTACCACGCCTCTCTCCTAACAGAAGTTGTAACATCAGTCCGTGATGCTTAGTTGCTTACTCTGGAATTCAGTTAACCCCTATCCTGTGCAAAGTAAATCAACAATTCAACTAGGGAATGCAAAGAACTAGGGCTTTCATACCTAGGTTGCTAATGCGGTAATAATAGCCTTATTTCTGTACGCATGTGGTCTGAAAACGTGCACTCTATGTAGGGCGGCCAAGATCAGCTGGCTCCTACTTTGGTGTTCCCGTTCCAAGGGGCGTTTATGTAGGGGGTTACGGTCAGCACAGGCCACTTCCATTTGGGTACTACCAGGGATTCTCGCCGGTTCCACAATACAGGTAAGATGATCTGTCTGATGTATGGCTCACTGACTTTACAGATGAGACAACTTTCTTCAAAGTTAAAACACAAGTTTTAAACAATCTCAGTGGTATATTAAACTGTCATATAAGATGACTATGTTGAAAATTTTCATCTAGTTCCTAGATTGTCTGGTCACGACTTTCAAGGTGTTTTTAGGCATCTTCGTCACATAGTTTCAGATGAACTTGTGCATGTCTTATATCCGTTAACACTTGCatttccaaaaaataaaaaaagaatctTGCATTTTTAACTACCAAGGTTCTTGGTTGAGAAACATATGTGAACCATCAAATTACAATGTCACCACACCCCAGGACATATTTTCTCTATTTTTCTTCCACTCCCCTCTTTCGCCATCTATCACATGAGCACAGAAGTATGACTGGATGCATTTGCTTTGCCCACTTTGTGTAGGTTTGTTCATATGCTTTCCTCCCTGTAACATAATGATCCCACTCCTTTCCCCCCTTCCATTGGAAATGATCAAATCATCTAATTCATTTGTGTCGTGGAGCAAAATATCACTGTTCAAAGCCAATGAGAAGTGCATTCAGTTCATTTTTCTCTTATTTTGCAGTTACTCCACATATGGGACTGAGTACATCTATCCACAGGTTAAAGTGTGAAAATATTAAACTTAAATATTCTTGTGGAATGTATGTCATACAAGGCATTAACATATTCTGGAAAATGTCTCTTTTGCAGGGTACATTAAACCCATATGTTGGTCAGCAATTTGTTCCAGTTTATGGAGTCTCAACTGCGGCGGCTAATACTGCTAACCAGCCATTTAGCCAATTGAGCCCATCAATTTCTGGTGGGTTCAGTGGTTATCCGACGATGCATGGTTACACTATGCCAGGAAATCAGTTTGTTCATCTCACTGGGTCAAACTTTAATAATTCATCTCCAACACATCGTCCCACCATTCAGGCTCCCTTTTTAGTAGGTAAGCTTTCTCCAGATCCCATTTTCAAGTACATGTTAGCCCTTTTTTCTTGTAAAGAAAATCCTTTCAAGTAAAACTCGATATAGTTTATCACATGTGTTCAGTAAGTGTGCATCCTGACAGTTTCTAGGTTCCCATGCAGTGTTGCATGCTCTGTTAAGCATCACAAGTTCCATTTAGCTTGGATATTGTTCATATTTGCGGGGCAGGTGGTTATATTTTGTGTCATTTATGGCCATAAGTATTTACACATGCTCCACTGTATGTTGTTTTACATATTTTAAGACCAACTATCAACATGACAAATGAGAAAAGAACTACTCCCCCCCAAGTTACTTTTCGCAGCGTCAATGAACCTATACAGATTTTAGGCAACATTTTGCCTAAATCTGCGACaagtaatttggatcggagggagtatttaagtATTTTAGGGAAGCAACAATTAGTTCTTTGCTGTAGTGTAATTGAATTACATCCATTCCTCCAGGTAAGTTGAAAGCACATAAGCATCACAAGTTCCATCTATATACTTTTTCACTGAAGTTTTCACTGATGCAACTACGTTATAAATAGATTTCAACTGTCAAATGTGTTATTGAAGTTGTATCTGTCTAGCATATTGCATCAGCTTCTTGAAACTTCTTTTTGACAATCTGATGTGCAGTTGGTGCTTGGTGATCTAGTTGAGATTCTCACCTGGGTCTGTTAGATTCCAATTGCATTCAataagcaacatattctttcAAACTAAACTATTATGATAACATAAACACAATTTTCCATCTTTCTTCCTAAACCTTTTGCGGctttctatttaattttttttatcttacGAATAATTATGTGTTACTTGGCTTTTCGAGCAGCACCGGTTCCCTCCCATCCACACTTAGTCGTTCCAGCCCACTCACCACAGTTTACACAAGCTAGTGGTTCAGACCAAAGAGCAAGCTGAACCGTGCCCCCAAACATTTATACCTTGAGGTTTGTTTTCTCTGGGTCACTGTTATCTTTTTGCTTGTTGACTGTCTAGCTGTAACTGACGCTGGAGTTTTTTTTTGTTCCTACCAGGTAACTTTAGTTTGCAGCAGGACTAAAAGAGCAGTGCTGCTGCATTTGCAGCACTTGTTCTTACCTTGCAAAAATCATCCTTGTATTCATAAGGTATGTATCATATCGAAAAATCATCCTAGCATTCATGATAAAGTGCTTAAATGCACATGGATAATGGTCTCCTAACTGGTTCCATTTGAGCAAACATATGTTTGTTTTTGTTCGTTTGTTGATACTGGTTCTGTTCCTGCAATTTGTTACTACTTGTTGATTATGATTTTTGGGATGAAACTCTGCAGGCTGTCCTTACCATGATCGACATATGTACCTGGAGATCATGACGTGTCCCGATGGATGGGGCAATATCCCAAGAGTAACGGTTGCTCTTGTCAGTTTGGCTTGGTTCAAATCCTGTCTGATCATTGATGGAGCGTGAAGCACCAGATACAGAAGTATTGATTCTGTATCTGACAGGTCATGGAGTATAATGGATGCTGGAATGGAGTCCAGCAACCCTGTAAGGTTGACTAATCCCCTTGGATTAGTCGTGATGGCACTCAGATGACTATCCATCTGAAGAATCATCAAGTTAGAGTGGTTTAGTGTCACAAGTCCTGAGTCTTGCACAAGCAGAAGTCTTGTGTTAGTCTGTTGTCGTTGTCATGATCTATCCTGGAAGTTCGCACTAGACCTACTGATAGCCAAATTATGGATCTATTGTGAGCTTACGCAGGATGATCAGTTTACCCAAAGGGTGGTGGAGTCTTGGAGACAGTCCTGCCTGTGTATCCCAACTGGTAATTGGAGCTTCTCTGCGTTACTAAGCGACTGGTAGTAAGATCAAAAGGCATTCTTACCCGTTGTACAGTTGGTAATGGTTCCAGAACTGTTATTGTACATTTACCATGTTCTGGGAGTTCTAATTTACTTCTACATTGCTCTGAGCTTTGGCAGCTCCAAGAAGAGTCTTGTTGTATTTAAAATAAAACCGTCTGCTGAGAATCCAGTGATGTGGTGTGGCATCACCGTGGATTCGCAAACTTGGCGACGTTGGGTTGTGCAGTCATGTATATTGAGTGAACTAGGGATTCACTGAAAGTTCTAAAAAATGTCTGTTGTGTTCTACATTGTACCTGAGAACAGTATGTTCTTTTTATTTATGAACAAGATAATTATTCCAAACCTCCAATTTCTTGCTTTTTTGGTACCTGTAAGCACTGGCTGGGGTTTCTCTTTAATTATTTATAATCATGTATATTCATATTATGTACTAAGAAGATATGATAGGTTTTATGACCACCAAATATTTATGCATGTAACATCTTAAATCGTCTTAACTTTGTGAACAAATTTTTGTTTTGCTATTTCAAATTATCACACTAATGATCATATGTCTTGTttgtatgtgatattttatttccACATACAATTACTATGTATGAAGATTTATCGGTTGTTGTCTACTAATAAAGAGGGTCCACGTAATTAGTGTTCAAATGCTAGGTTTCTTTGAGAACATGCATGAGAGCAAGGATGGAGGAGGGAGAGTTGGTAAAGAGTTCCCTGTTTTGCAGGAATGGGGTATAGGTCTCCAACGACTGGTTCATGCCGTATAGGTCTCCAACGACTCCTCTTCATTTAACTAGCCAGCTGGACACAGAATTTGGTTCGAGTTGTTTGAGCTGACAGTGGACACACAATGATTATCCTGCCTTAACCGGGTTGGTGGCCGTAGCTGGTTGTGGGTACTTTGGTCAGACTAATTTAGGAGATTTGCACTTGCTGGATGGAGACAAAGACCAGTGATTCCAGGGACGCAGCAGCCTCAGTTAATGTGGTGTGTTTTCCTCTTCTCTGATCTGGGCCAAGTGATGCTTTCGTTTCAACAATGCGCTAATTGTAATACTGCCTCAGCATGAATCAATTTACACAACCAAGTTATGCTGCCAACCTTTTCTAGGATCCAGCTACGGTTCTGTTTCAAGAAAATGCTTTTGCATTATTCTGTCCTATAGTTCCATCTTAGCTGTTTGTACCACTTGTTTCCACATAACTTTTAGAATACTATTTTCACAATTTTTTTCTCATCCGACTATGTTTGTTAGATAGAAAGAAATTAGAAGACACCTAGTCATCAAATGCACGGGCTAGCAACTACTCCGTAGAAGAACCACACAAAGAGTAAAGGCCAATGTCAATCATTTGAGCTTGTATGTGGGACTTTTCTTTTCTCGAATGAGTTGTGTGTGAGATTGTGCTCGCCATGTTCCAGCTTGACTCAAACAAACTACATACAACCCACCAACAAAGAATTTTTATTTTCGGATGAACCACAATCCGTGCATGTTCTGAAGGTCAGCTTAGGCCTATAAGTAGGCATGCAACACACTAAGTTTTCTTCACCCATCGATCGTTTCCCTCCAACAGTCTCTTGGGCTGGTTCCAGTAGTAGTCTTTCAGAGCAACATAAGAATTATGGCTAATGATAAGCTTGCCGCATTGGCTTTGCTGCTAGCTTTGCTTGGTTGCTTGGCCTGCACATGCCAAGCGAGCTACGGATATCCCTATCCGTCGTCAGTGCCTGCAAAGAgcactcctcctgctgctccggcaCTCAGCTACGCTTACTACTACAAGACATGCAAAGGAGCAGAAAAGATCGTGCGAGATGTTGTGCAGGCGGAGATCAAACGCAACCGCGGCATCGGCGCCGGACTCATCCGTCTCTTCTTCCACGACTGCTTTGTCCAGGTACATAAATACTCACACCATCTATCACTTCTAACCTAGGAAACATTCCTGAATGTAGCTAGCGTTGATGTTTACTATTTGACACGATGAATTCATATATCCTCGTTTCAGGGTTGCGATGCATCGGTTCTCCTTGACAAGACCCAGGCCAATGAACAGACGGAGAAGTTCGGCCTCCCTAACATAGGCAGCCTTCGCGGGTTCGAAGTAATCGATAAGATCAAGACTAAGCTCGAGGCCAAGTGCAAGGGTGTCGTCTCTTGCGCGGACATTGTCGCCTATGCTGGACGTGACGCCACCTACTTCCTCAGTAATAAGAAGGTATACTTTGAAATGCCGGCCGGCCGCTACGATGGGCGCATCTCTTCTGCGAACGAGACCCTCTTCAACCTACCCCCTCCTTTCGCCGATGTCACGTTGCTCGAGGCTATGTTTGCAGCAAAGGGGCTCAACCTTGACGAGATGGTCACCCTATCTGGTGCGCACACTGTTGGAATCTCCCACTGCTCGTCCTTTGGTGACCGTCTCCCGCGCAACGCCTCAGACCCAAAGGCCATGAACTCTAGGTATGCCAAATCTGTGACAAGAAAGTGCAAGAGCGGTAGCTCTACGGTGGATCAGGATATCTATACCCCTAATACCCTGGACAATCGTTACTACAAGAATGTTCTCAACCATGAAGTGTTGTTTACATCAGATGCCGCACTCGAGTCGTCCAAGACAAAGTATTTGGTGAAACAAAATTTGAAGCCTTATTTGTGGGAGGCAAAGTTCAAGCAAGCCATGAGGAAGATGGGCGGCATCGGGGTGAAGACCAGCGCTAATGGGGAGATCAGAAAGAATTGTCGCCTTATCAACTAGCGACCTTCATGCAACGAAATTGAGACTATGGTGATGCATGCCTGGTCATCATGGCTCCTGGTGCTTGGAAACCGACCAGAATAACTTCATGGTTTTGTATGTACTATATGTTTTCTTTATATACTTTTTACTAAGGTTTTCATTCATTCTTGTTTTACATTTGATTTTACTGGAATTATTACATGTGTGCTTCTATTGATTAATTAATGAGAACTTTATTGTGTTTGTGTAAAGGGAATTTTTAATTAAATATGTTTTTGTCATCATTCACAATTAAGTTTTTTCCTTTACAAGCTTTGGACTGTGGTCATCGGTAACTCTGCAAATTTATGGGTACATGTGGTTCACAGATCCGATTATAGACTTCAGCTTAATAATCCAAAAGGAACGATCAAAATAAATTTCATTTGTGCGAGTTTTATGTGAGAGCATGTGGATGTCTAGCTTACTCTGTAATTCAGTTAACCCCTATCCTGTCCTGTGCAAAGTAAATCAACAATTCAACCAGGGAAGGCAAAGGGCCAGGGCTTTCATACCTAGGTTGCTCATGCGGTAACATTACTGTTCTTTCTGTACGCATGTTGTCTGAAAACGTGCACTCACTACAGGGCGGCCCAGATCAGCTGGCTCCTACTTTGGTGTTCCCGTCCAAGGGGTGTTTATGTAGGGGGGTACGGTCAGCATCGGCCACTTCCATTTGGGTACTACCAGGGATTCACACCGGTTCCATAATACAGGTAAGATGATCTGTCTGATGTATATGACTCATTGACTTTACAGATGATACAATTTTCTTAAAAGTTAAAACACATGTTGTAAACAATCTCACTGGCATATTAAACTGGCATATAAGACGGCTATGTTCAAAATTTTCATCTAGGCGATAGGCGATAGGCGATCTG includes:
- the LOC124692987 gene encoding peroxidase 2-like, with protein sequence MANDKLAALALLLALLGCLACTCQASYGYPYPSSVPAKSTPPAAPALSYAYYYKTCKGAEKIVRDVVQAEIKRNRGIGAGLIRLFFHDCFVQGCDASVLLDKTQANEQTEKFGLPNIGSLRGFEVIDKIKTKLEAKCKGVVSCADIVAYAGRDATYFLSNKKVYFEMPAGRYDGRISSANETLFNLPPPFADVTLLEAMFAAKGLNLDEMVTLSGAHTVGISHCSSFGDRLPRNASDPKAMNSRYAKSVTRKCKSGSSTVDQDIYTPNTLDNRYYKNVLNHEVLFTSDAALESSKTKYLVKQNLKPYLWEAKFKQAMRKMGGIGVKTSANGEIRKNCRLIN
- the LOC124692988 gene encoding RNA-binding protein 24-like — its product is MALQQQQQQHAGSASGSASASSSSSGLHLTASPFGDTTHTKLFVGGLAWETTSERLRRFYEPFGEILEAVVISDRHSGRSKGYGFVTFRDPESATKACEDPSPVIDGRRANCNLASLGRAQPSTPLGRPRSAGSYFGVPVPRGVYVGGYGQHRPLPFGYYQGFSPVPQYSYSTYGTEYIYPQGTLNPYVGQQFVPVYGVSTAAANTANQPFSQLSPSISGGFSGYPTMHGYTMPGNQFVHLTGSNFNNSSPTHRPTIQAPFLVAPVPSHPHLVVPAHSPQFTQASGSDQRAS